The proteins below come from a single Eubacterium limosum genomic window:
- a CDS encoding potassium channel family protein produces the protein MKTSVKKTAVIVGCSQMGARLAMSLSDKGYKVVIMDKDYHAFERIDRHFLGTEFLGDGQDLAALRSLGVDNIKLFVAATGNDADNLTLSRKAEKLYHLGRVYARLSGNQSREQLKRCSADHASAI, from the coding sequence TTGAAAACAAGCGTGAAGAAAACAGCTGTCATTGTGGGGTGCAGCCAGATGGGCGCCCGCCTGGCAATGTCTTTATCGGACAAAGGCTATAAGGTTGTGATCATGGACAAGGATTACCACGCCTTTGAAAGGATTGACCGGCATTTTCTGGGAACAGAGTTCCTGGGCGATGGCCAGGATCTGGCAGCGCTTCGTTCTTTAGGGGTTGACAATATTAAGCTTTTCGTGGCCGCGACCGGAAACGATGCCGACAACCTTACCCTGTCACGCAAGGCCGAAAAGCTTTATCACCTGGGCCGCGTCTACGCAAGGCTGAGTGGAAACCAGAGCCGTGAACAGCTGAAACGCTGTTCCGCAGACCATGCTTCGGCAATATAG
- the dapA gene encoding 4-hydroxy-tetrahydrodipicolinate synthase, which produces MKAKIFKGAATALVTPMKPDGSISYETLSGLIDYQLKHHADAVVIGGTTGESASLSERELLELTAFTVKAVRGHIPVIANMGSNNTAHSVELAGKMEKLGADALLSVTPYYNKASQQGLYEHFKAGAAATGLPIILYNVPSRTGVNIAVDTYKRLSEIDNIAAVKEASGNFSQMAQIAAECGDALDIYSGNDDQIVPALALGAAGVISVLSNLIPGQVHQICASYFEGNVGKSRYFQLYYLELAEALFSDINPIPVKQALNFMGLDVGGCRLPLCDMAPAEAARLLKCIQKYGLCRFPERPKEKRFHGNRRLSLISDVF; this is translated from the coding sequence ATGAAAGCTAAAATTTTTAAGGGGGCAGCCACCGCGCTGGTAACCCCGATGAAGCCCGACGGGTCCATTTCCTACGAGACCCTGTCAGGACTGATCGACTACCAGCTTAAGCACCATGCCGACGCGGTGGTTATCGGCGGCACCACGGGTGAGTCCGCGTCTCTTTCGGAAAGGGAACTGCTTGAACTGACGGCATTTACCGTTAAGGCGGTAAGAGGGCATATCCCTGTCATTGCCAATATGGGCAGCAACAATACTGCCCACAGCGTGGAGCTGGCCGGCAAAATGGAAAAGCTCGGAGCCGATGCTCTGCTTTCGGTAACACCCTACTACAACAAGGCGTCACAGCAGGGACTTTACGAGCATTTTAAGGCAGGGGCCGCGGCTACCGGACTGCCCATCATTCTCTACAATGTGCCCTCCCGCACTGGCGTCAATATCGCTGTGGATACCTATAAGCGTTTGTCTGAGATTGACAACATTGCCGCGGTCAAAGAAGCCAGCGGCAATTTCAGCCAGATGGCGCAGATCGCTGCTGAGTGCGGCGATGCCCTGGACATTTATTCCGGCAATGACGACCAGATTGTCCCGGCGCTGGCGCTGGGGGCTGCGGGCGTCATCTCGGTGCTGTCCAACCTGATCCCCGGCCAGGTTCATCAGATCTGCGCCAGCTATTTTGAGGGTAATGTGGGTAAAAGCCGTTATTTCCAGCTTTACTATCTGGAGCTGGCAGAGGCGCTGTTTTCAGACATCAATCCCATTCCGGTCAAGCAGGCCTTGAACTTTATGGGGCTGGATGTGGGAGGCTGCCGTCTGCCGCTGTGCGACATGGCCCCCGCCGAGGCGGCCAGGCTGCTAAAGTGCATACAGAAGTATGGGCTCTGCCGCTTTCCGGAAAGGCCAAAAGAAAAGCGCTTCCATGGGAATCGGCGTTTATCCCTGATATCTGATGTGTTTTAA
- a CDS encoding iron chaperone, with translation MNAIDGYIDQFTGDKRKKLEEIRALIRENAPEASEKISWNMPTFFLNGNLVHFAMNKAHLGFYPTPSGIEHFEKELKDYRHSKGAIQFPLDKPLPKDLIAAIVQFRVAENTKKK, from the coding sequence ATGAACGCAATAGATGGCTACATCGACCAGTTTACAGGTGATAAGCGAAAAAAGCTGGAGGAAATCCGCGCGCTCATCAGAGAGAACGCGCCAGAGGCCAGTGAAAAAATCAGCTGGAATATGCCTACTTTTTTCCTGAACGGTAACCTGGTGCACTTTGCCATGAACAAAGCGCACCTTGGCTTTTATCCCACACCCAGCGGGATAGAGCACTTTGAGAAAGAGCTGAAGGACTACCGGCATTCCAAGGGAGCGATCCAGTTTCCGCTGGACAAACCCTTACCAAAGGATCTGATCGCAGCGATTGTCCAGTTCAGGGTAGCGGAAAACACAAAGAAAAAATAA
- a CDS encoding DegT/DnrJ/EryC1/StrS family aminotransferase produces the protein MEKSEKIYLASPHMGGEEMKYIQEAFDTNWIAPLGKNVNQFEKEMADYVGVRTGAALSAGTAALHLGLKALGVGEGDVVFCSSLTFSASANPIIYLGAKPVFIDSEPETWNISPIALKKAYEKYPNPKAVIIVDLYGQAADYEELSTLCKTHHTPILEDAAEALGATYQGQKCGAFGDLSVLSFNGNKIITTSGGGMLLGNDEAVIQKARFWSTQSRENERHYEHKELGYNYRMSNIVAGIGRGQLKVLEERVAKKKQIFETYREAFKEINDIEMMPISDKGKPNYWLSCITLKENSAVKPLDIMLALEKENIESRPIWKPMHLQPYFRNYVFFSHWDQMSEQSIAEDIFNRGICLPSDTKMTETDQQRIIKIIKALF, from the coding sequence ATGGAAAAATCCGAAAAAATCTACCTCGCTTCCCCTCACATGGGCGGCGAGGAAATGAAATACATACAGGAAGCCTTTGACACCAACTGGATTGCTCCGCTGGGCAAAAATGTCAATCAGTTTGAAAAAGAAATGGCAGACTATGTAGGCGTTAGGACAGGCGCCGCCCTGTCTGCTGGCACAGCTGCCTTACATCTCGGCTTAAAAGCACTGGGGGTGGGGGAAGGCGACGTGGTCTTCTGCTCCAGCCTGACCTTTTCAGCCAGCGCTAACCCCATTATTTACCTGGGGGCAAAGCCTGTTTTTATTGACAGCGAACCCGAGACCTGGAACATAAGTCCAATTGCTCTTAAAAAAGCCTATGAAAAATATCCTAATCCAAAAGCCGTGATCATTGTGGATTTATACGGCCAGGCCGCCGACTATGAAGAGCTGTCAACCCTCTGTAAAACCCACCACACGCCAATACTGGAAGATGCCGCCGAAGCCTTAGGCGCGACCTATCAAGGACAGAAATGCGGTGCCTTTGGTGACTTGTCTGTTCTGTCCTTTAATGGCAACAAGATTATTACCACCTCCGGCGGGGGTATGCTCCTCGGCAATGACGAAGCGGTCATTCAGAAAGCCCGCTTCTGGTCCACCCAGTCCAGAGAGAATGAACGCCACTATGAGCACAAAGAACTGGGCTACAACTACCGCATGAGCAACATCGTTGCCGGTATCGGAAGAGGACAGCTAAAAGTGCTGGAAGAAAGAGTTGCGAAGAAAAAGCAAATTTTTGAGACCTATCGAGAAGCATTTAAAGAAATCAACGATATTGAAATGATGCCCATTTCCGATAAAGGCAAGCCCAATTATTGGTTAAGCTGTATAACTTTAAAAGAAAATAGCGCAGTCAAACCTTTAGATATCATGTTAGCCTTAGAAAAAGAAAACATCGAATCTCGCCCTATATGGAAGCCCATGCACCTACAGCCCTATTTTAGGAATTATGTTTTCTTCAGCCATTGGGATCAAATGAGTGAACAAAGCATCGCGGAAGATATCTTTAACCGGGGCATCTGCCTGCCAAGTGATACCAAAATGACCGAGACAGACCAGCAGCGTATTATCAAAATTATTAAAGCACTGTTTTAG
- a CDS encoding sugar transferase codes for MIYQKYIKRILDITLSGATIIVLSPVMGVTAILVRKKLGGPVIFKQKRPGKDEKIFTMYKFRTMTDERDEKGELLPDSIRLTKFGKMLRSTSLDELPELFNIFKGDMSIVGPRPLLVQYLPLYNEKQRKRHKVRPGLSGLAQVNGRNAITWEQKFNYDVEYVKKVSFALDVSIVIKTMIKAFKREDINADTAVTMEVFRGSEKANA; via the coding sequence ATGATCTATCAGAAATATATCAAACGCATACTCGACATCACCCTGTCCGGAGCAACCATCATCGTGCTGTCACCCGTGATGGGCGTCACCGCCATCCTAGTCAGAAAGAAGCTGGGAGGCCCGGTCATTTTCAAACAAAAACGGCCCGGCAAAGATGAAAAAATCTTTACCATGTACAAGTTCAGAACCATGACCGATGAGCGGGACGAAAAAGGTGAACTGTTACCGGATAGTATCAGACTGACCAAGTTTGGAAAGATGCTTAGGAGTACCAGTTTGGATGAATTGCCCGAGCTGTTTAATATTTTTAAAGGCGATATGAGTATTGTTGGGCCAAGGCCTTTATTAGTGCAGTATCTTCCCTTATATAATGAAAAACAACGAAAAAGACACAAAGTAAGACCAGGCCTCTCCGGATTGGCACAAGTCAATGGCAGGAATGCCATCACCTGGGAGCAGAAATTCAATTATGATGTTGAATATGTAAAAAAAGTCAGCTTTGCCCTCGATGTCAGTATTGTCATAAAAACCATGATCAAAGCCTTCAAGCGGGAAGACATCAACGCAGATACAGCGGTAACAATGGAAGTATTCAGAGGAAGTGAAAAAGCCAATGCCTGA
- a CDS encoding acetyltransferase, which produces MPEKKVMIIGASGHGKVIADIIHQSGDQVMGFLDDDPTKKEIHQIPVLGKIEDTQKYKDDFCFIIGIGDNQIRKKIAERNPALNYYTAIHPTAVIGEGVRIGKGTAVMAGTVINADANIGEHCIINTSAVIEHECVIGDYTHISPQACLCGNVYVGEECHVGAGATIINNQMIVKNTVIGAGCVVVTDLLESGIYMGMPASKSKYKKDIKEK; this is translated from the coding sequence ATGCCTGAGAAAAAAGTTATGATCATCGGAGCCAGCGGCCATGGAAAAGTGATTGCTGATATCATCCATCAATCAGGAGATCAAGTCATGGGCTTTTTAGACGATGATCCGACAAAGAAAGAGATCCACCAGATTCCCGTATTGGGAAAGATAGAAGATACACAGAAATACAAAGACGATTTCTGTTTCATTATCGGAATTGGAGATAATCAAATCCGTAAAAAAATAGCAGAAAGAAATCCAGCATTAAACTACTATACAGCCATTCATCCCACTGCAGTTATCGGAGAGGGTGTCCGTATTGGTAAGGGTACAGCCGTGATGGCGGGTACCGTGATCAATGCCGATGCAAACATTGGTGAACATTGTATCATTAACACTTCGGCGGTCATTGAGCATGAGTGTGTGATTGGAGACTATACCCATATATCGCCACAGGCCTGCTTGTGCGGAAATGTGTATGTGGGTGAGGAATGCCATGTTGGGGCCGGGGCAACAATTATTAATAATCAAATGATTGTTAAAAATACGGTCATCGGTGCGGGATGCGTTGTAGTGACGGATTTACTTGAATCAGGAATTTATATGGGTATGCCTGCAAGTAAATCCAAATATAAAAAAGATATCAAGGAAAAATAA
- a CDS encoding glycosyltransferase family 4 protein — protein sequence MRILQVIKTNNGANWAFEQAKFLFEKYGIEIITVLPDEKEGMAQKYKEAKMPVVKGDFSLPTKQPWLLRKRIENIKKIVDLYQPDIIHTHFVTNILMLRIALKSRNIPRIFQVPGPLHLENFFFKKVDVCLSNKNDFWIGTCKKTCEIYLKENISRDKVFLTYYSGYGGKTCDTYEESTNILHKEFNLSNNDILVGMVAYFYSPKRYLFQKRGLKGHEDFIDAIRLVRKKNKNVKGIIIGKAWDNAEWYEKKVKDYANKKCGDGIIFTGFRDDMKKIYRELDIAIHPSHSENLGGAAESLAAGVPTIATDVGGFPDIVLDNQTGLLCKMKNPEDLSEKINYAVGHMNLMTCYAQEGKELVRDLLDINRCCESIYQIYRKILGEC from the coding sequence GTGAGAATTCTACAAGTTATTAAAACGAATAATGGAGCCAATTGGGCATTTGAACAAGCTAAATTTCTTTTTGAAAAGTATGGTATAGAAATCATTACTGTGTTGCCCGATGAAAAAGAGGGGATGGCACAAAAATATAAAGAGGCAAAAATGCCAGTGGTTAAAGGTGATTTTTCGTTACCGACAAAGCAGCCTTGGTTACTACGAAAAAGAATTGAAAATATTAAGAAAATTGTCGATTTATATCAACCAGATATTATACATACTCATTTTGTAACAAACATTTTGATGCTAAGAATCGCATTGAAAAGCAGAAACATACCGAGGATTTTTCAAGTGCCTGGGCCATTACATTTAGAAAATTTCTTTTTTAAAAAGGTAGATGTTTGTTTAAGCAACAAAAATGATTTTTGGATAGGTACCTGTAAAAAGACATGTGAAATTTATTTAAAAGAAAATATAAGTAGAGATAAAGTGTTTTTGACCTACTATTCAGGCTATGGCGGAAAAACATGTGATACCTATGAAGAATCAACCAATATCCTCCATAAAGAATTCAATTTATCAAACAATGATATTTTAGTTGGGATGGTGGCGTATTTCTATTCTCCAAAAAGATATTTATTCCAAAAAAGAGGATTGAAAGGTCATGAAGATTTTATTGATGCAATTCGTTTAGTTCGAAAAAAAAATAAAAATGTAAAAGGTATTATTATTGGGAAAGCTTGGGATAATGCAGAATGGTATGAAAAAAAAGTAAAAGATTATGCCAATAAAAAATGTGGAGATGGCATTATTTTTACAGGATTCAGAGACGATATGAAAAAAATATACCGTGAGCTTGATATTGCTATCCATCCATCACATAGTGAGAATTTAGGTGGAGCTGCTGAGAGCTTAGCAGCAGGCGTCCCTACAATAGCCACAGACGTTGGAGGATTTCCAGATATCGTTCTCGATAATCAAACAGGATTGCTGTGTAAAATGAAAAATCCAGAAGATTTAAGTGAAAAAATTAATTATGCTGTAGGACATATGAATTTAATGACATGTTACGCCCAAGAAGGAAAAGAATTGGTTAGAGATTTATTGGACATTAATAGATGCTGTGAAAGTATTTATCAGATCTATCGAAAAATTTTGGGAGAGTGCTAA
- a CDS encoding glycosyltransferase, whose translation MAVLFAHDGYMGVINEEIYSDTYDNKIIERYKEISQNVIFLVRKKDYKNDTKLKEKTNHIEQSNFSFQGVDNFKTLKGYLGLKTIKEKVNSCVRDAEYIVARIPSDLGFLAIKYAKKYSKPYLIEVVGCPFDSLSNYNTIGKLLAPIYMIYMKKIVKRAPYVLYVSKNFLQKRYKTYGRQINCSNVELEKANGIILQNRLKKIKNTDKKKIVIGTLAAVNVKYKGQQFVIKAIKMLYEAGYEIEYQLVGGGSKDYLKKIAQKEKVSKQVKFLGELPHEKVFEWLSTIDIYIQPSLTEGLPRALIESMSLGCPALGSDSGGIPELLDKSCLFPKRDIRQLVKLIKNFDTEKKLVEAQRNFYASQEYTKNVLDQRRIDFYREFKKQT comes from the coding sequence ATGGCCGTTTTATTTGCGCATGACGGATACATGGGTGTTATTAATGAAGAAATTTACAGTGATACCTATGATAATAAAATTATTGAAAGATACAAAGAAATATCACAAAATGTTATTTTTTTAGTAAGAAAGAAAGATTATAAAAATGACACAAAATTAAAAGAAAAAACTAATCATATAGAGCAAAGTAATTTTTCCTTTCAAGGGGTTGATAATTTTAAAACTTTAAAAGGGTATTTAGGACTAAAGACAATCAAAGAAAAAGTTAACTCATGTGTTAGAGATGCAGAATATATTGTAGCTAGAATACCCAGTGATCTAGGATTTTTAGCCATTAAGTATGCAAAAAAATACAGTAAGCCTTATTTAATAGAAGTCGTAGGTTGCCCATTTGATTCTTTATCAAATTATAACACTATTGGGAAATTATTAGCACCGATATATATGATATATATGAAAAAAATTGTAAAACGAGCACCTTATGTTTTATATGTTTCAAAAAATTTTCTTCAAAAACGGTATAAAACCTATGGTAGACAAATCAATTGTTCTAATGTTGAATTAGAAAAGGCCAATGGAATAATTTTACAAAATAGATTAAAAAAAATAAAAAATACTGATAAAAAAAAGATTGTTATAGGAACTTTAGCGGCAGTAAATGTTAAATATAAAGGGCAACAATTTGTAATAAAAGCAATAAAAATGTTGTATGAAGCTGGATATGAAATAGAATACCAATTAGTTGGAGGTGGAAGTAAGGATTATTTGAAAAAAATAGCACAAAAGGAAAAGGTAAGTAAACAGGTAAAGTTTTTAGGAGAATTACCACATGAAAAAGTTTTTGAATGGCTAAGTACAATTGATATTTATATACAACCCAGTCTTACGGAGGGGCTACCTAGAGCTTTAATAGAAAGCATGAGTTTAGGATGCCCAGCTTTGGGAAGTGATAGTGGCGGAATACCTGAGCTTTTAGATAAGAGTTGCTTATTTCCCAAAAGAGATATTCGACAATTAGTAAAATTAATAAAAAATTTCGATACGGAAAAAAAATTAGTCGAAGCACAAAGAAATTTCTATGCTTCTCAAGAATATACAAAAAATGTATTGGATCAAAGAAGAATAGATTTTTACAGAGAATTTAAAAAACAAACATAA
- a CDS encoding nucleotide sugar dehydrogenase codes for MDLYQALKNRQEKLSLIGLGYVGMPIAVAFSKKVNVIGFDVNAEKVSLYQKGIDPTKEVGDEAIKSCTVDFTNDETKLREARFHIVAVPTPVRDDKTPDLTPVEGASHTLGRNLTKGSIVVYESTVYPGVTEEVCIPILEKASGLKCGKDFKVGYSPERINPGDKVHRLETIVKIVSGMDAETLDTIAKVYELVVDAGVHRAESIKVAEAAKVIENSQRDINIAFMNELSIIFNKMGIDTQAVLKAAGTKWNFLNFYPGLVGGHCIGVDPYYLTYKAEQLGYHSQIILSGRRINDDMGKYVAENIVKQLLRKDISVKNARVAILGFTFKEDCPDTRNTKVIDIVKELRDYGIEPILCDPEADAEEAKREYSVTFTDYKDLKALDLMVIAVAHQSFKDKTLKDFDKLYQNPEAKILMDLKGILDKQTCEKQNYTYWRL; via the coding sequence ATGGATTTATATCAAGCACTTAAAAACAGACAAGAAAAACTATCCCTCATAGGTCTCGGCTACGTGGGCATGCCCATTGCCGTTGCCTTCTCAAAGAAAGTCAACGTCATCGGCTTTGACGTCAACGCTGAAAAAGTCAGTCTTTATCAAAAAGGTATCGACCCCACCAAAGAGGTGGGGGATGAAGCTATTAAAAGCTGTACCGTGGATTTTACAAACGATGAGACAAAACTCCGAGAAGCCCGATTTCACATTGTGGCCGTTCCAACCCCGGTGAGAGACGATAAAACCCCCGACCTGACCCCCGTGGAAGGCGCCAGCCATACCCTGGGAAGAAACCTGACCAAAGGTTCCATCGTGGTCTATGAAAGCACCGTTTATCCCGGCGTTACCGAAGAAGTCTGCATCCCCATCTTAGAAAAAGCATCCGGCTTAAAATGCGGCAAGGATTTTAAAGTCGGCTATTCCCCAGAGCGCATTAACCCCGGCGACAAAGTCCACCGCCTCGAGACCATTGTCAAGATCGTCTCCGGCATGGACGCAGAAACCCTGGACACCATCGCCAAAGTTTATGAACTGGTGGTGGACGCCGGCGTCCACCGGGCCGAGAGCATCAAAGTTGCCGAAGCGGCCAAAGTCATTGAGAACAGCCAGCGGGATATCAACATCGCCTTTATGAACGAACTGTCTATCATTTTTAACAAGATGGGCATTGACACCCAGGCGGTTTTAAAAGCTGCCGGCACCAAGTGGAACTTTCTGAACTTCTATCCCGGCCTCGTCGGCGGTCACTGCATCGGTGTCGATCCCTACTACCTGACCTACAAAGCCGAGCAGTTAGGCTACCACTCCCAGATCATCCTGTCCGGACGGCGCATCAACGACGACATGGGAAAATATGTGGCCGAAAACATCGTCAAGCAGCTGTTGAGAAAAGATATCTCCGTCAAAAACGCCAGAGTCGCCATTCTGGGCTTTACCTTCAAAGAAGACTGCCCCGATACCCGAAACACAAAAGTCATCGACATCGTCAAAGAGCTCAGAGACTACGGCATTGAGCCCATCCTCTGCGACCCCGAAGCTGACGCCGAAGAAGCCAAACGAGAATACAGCGTCACCTTCACCGACTACAAAGACCTGAAAGCCTTAGACTTAATGGTCATCGCCGTTGCCCACCAAAGCTTTAAAGACAAAACCCTCAAGGACTTCGACAAACTCTATCAAAATCCAGAAGCCAAAATCCTCATGGACCTGAAAGGCATCCTGGATAAACAAACCTGTGAAAAGCAAAACTATACCTATTGGAGGTTATAA
- a CDS encoding SDR family oxidoreductase, with product MGYENITFPQETKFLITGGAGFIGSNLCEALLKRGHFVRCLDDLSTGKAENIQPFLENPNFEFIKGDIRDLDTCMNACKTIDYVSHQAAWGSVPRSIEMPLLYEEINIKGTLNMLEAARQNNVKKFVYASSSSVYGDEPTLPKREGREGNLLSPYALTKRTNEEYAALYTKLYGLETIGFRYFNVFGRRQDPDGAYAAVIPKFVSSLLYNIAPKINGDGTQSRDFTYIENVIEANLKGMQAPKEAAGEAFNIAYGGQVNLNELYQKLSELLNKKIEPVYGPERAGDIKHSNADIGKARKLLRYAPEYSFERGIELTIEWYRENI from the coding sequence ATGGGATATGAAAACATCACCTTTCCCCAAGAAACCAAATTTCTGATCACCGGCGGCGCAGGCTTTATCGGCTCCAACCTCTGCGAAGCCCTGCTAAAACGCGGACATTTTGTCCGATGCCTGGACGACCTCTCCACCGGAAAAGCAGAAAACATCCAGCCCTTTTTAGAAAACCCAAACTTTGAATTCATCAAGGGCGATATCCGGGACCTCGATACCTGCATGAACGCCTGCAAAACCATCGACTACGTCTCCCACCAGGCCGCCTGGGGAAGCGTGCCCCGAAGCATCGAGATGCCCTTGCTCTACGAAGAAATCAATATCAAAGGCACCCTCAACATGCTCGAAGCCGCCAGACAGAACAACGTGAAAAAATTTGTCTACGCCTCCTCTTCATCCGTGTACGGCGATGAGCCCACCCTGCCCAAAAGAGAAGGCAGAGAGGGCAATCTGCTCTCCCCTTACGCACTGACCAAAAGAACCAATGAAGAATACGCCGCGCTTTACACCAAACTCTACGGCCTGGAAACCATCGGCTTTCGCTACTTCAACGTCTTTGGCAGAAGACAGGATCCCGACGGCGCCTACGCTGCCGTCATCCCAAAGTTTGTGAGTTCACTGCTTTATAACATAGCACCAAAGATCAACGGAGACGGCACCCAGTCCAGAGATTTCACCTATATTGAAAATGTCATCGAAGCCAATCTGAAAGGCATGCAGGCCCCCAAAGAAGCCGCCGGGGAAGCCTTCAACATCGCCTACGGCGGCCAGGTTAACCTCAATGAGCTCTACCAGAAGCTCAGCGAACTGCTGAACAAAAAGATCGAACCCGTCTATGGCCCGGAGCGGGCAGGGGATATCAAACACTCCAATGCGGATATTGGAAAGGCGAGAAAACTTCTAAGGTATGCGCCGGAGTATAGCTTTGAGCGGGGGATTGAGTTGACGATTGAGTGGTATCGGGAGAACATATAA
- a CDS encoding glycosyltransferase family 1 protein, whose translation MIRVLHVIGSMNRGGAETFIMNVYRHINRDEVQFDFLLEAQKEGAYDKEILALGGKIFFYIPRKESIFKNKKSLETFFKKHSEYKIVHQHASSQSNIEPLKAAKKAGVPVRILHSHSTKQGGSKIHKYIHKYNQVVHKNTATRCFACSDLAGQWMYGKHDFEIINNGIDANKFSYNPKKREQIRKKLNIQSDQFVVGHIGNFVEVKNHEYVIEIFKEMLKIEPSLLLLLVGDGRLKAHIQDIVNKYDLNNNVKFTGLVENPEDYLQAMDAFVFPSFYEGFPVTLVEAQVSGLPCFISDHITKSVKICDNVFFEDISDNPIVWANNILAYKEKKYKRINSKRNIIQKGFDIRQVARKLEDEYCKYSYYLKES comes from the coding sequence ATGATTAGAGTATTACATGTGATTGGATCAATGAATAGAGGCGGAGCAGAAACATTTATTATGAATGTCTATCGTCATATTAATCGCGATGAAGTACAATTTGATTTTTTACTAGAAGCTCAGAAAGAAGGAGCTTATGATAAAGAAATTCTAGCGTTAGGTGGTAAAATATTTTTTTATATTCCAAGAAAAGAAAGCATTTTTAAAAATAAAAAAAGTCTAGAGACATTTTTTAAAAAGCATTCTGAATATAAAATAGTTCATCAACATGCTAGTTCACAAAGCAATATTGAACCTTTAAAGGCCGCTAAAAAAGCTGGCGTGCCAGTACGTATATTGCATAGCCATAGTACAAAACAAGGTGGGAGTAAAATTCATAAATATATTCATAAATACAATCAAGTAGTTCATAAAAATACAGCCACACGTTGCTTTGCATGTTCAGACTTGGCTGGCCAATGGATGTATGGGAAGCATGATTTTGAAATTATAAATAATGGAATAGACGCAAACAAATTCTCTTATAACCCTAAAAAAAGAGAACAAATACGAAAAAAACTGAACATACAATCAGATCAGTTTGTAGTAGGACATATTGGGAACTTTGTCGAGGTCAAAAATCATGAGTATGTAATAGAGATATTCAAGGAAATGCTTAAAATAGAACCTTCATTATTATTGTTACTTGTAGGAGATGGAAGACTGAAAGCTCATATCCAAGATATAGTAAATAAATATGATTTAAATAATAATGTAAAATTTACTGGTTTGGTAGAGAATCCTGAAGATTATTTGCAAGCAATGGACGCATTTGTATTTCCTTCTTTTTATGAAGGTTTTCCCGTTACTTTAGTTGAAGCACAAGTGTCCGGTCTACCTTGTTTTATTTCAGATCATATAACAAAATCTGTGAAAATTTGCGATAATGTTTTTTTTGAAGATATTAGTGATAATCCAATTGTATGGGCTAACAATATTTTAGCATATAAAGAAAAAAAATACAAAAGAATCAATTCGAAAAGAAATATTATTCAAAAAGGATTTGATATAAGGCAAGTTGCTCGAAAGTTAGAAGATGAGTACTGTAAATATAGTTATTATTTAAAAGAAAGCTAG